From the genome of Chanodichthys erythropterus isolate Z2021 chromosome 17, ASM2448905v1, whole genome shotgun sequence:
TCTGGATGTGTCCATCCTCAAGAGAAGAAAAGAGGACTGTCAGCACAAGTGGGGAAAAGGCAAGTTTGAAAAGACCTGCAATCTGCACTGGCCTTTGCCTTTGCCTTGGAGGGAAAGAAGTCTTATGTTTCTGAGAGAGAACACTGGTGTGGGGTTGTGTAGGAGGTTAGGGGGGTGGATGGTCTTTGCTGCACCCCTTGATGGAGTGGATAATTGAGTCTCGACCAAACTCTGTCAGCCAAGCTCGGAAGCCCCTTTTCAGCTCAAAGAAATGCAGTGAGAATGAtgaagtgagagagagagtgagaacaACAGAGAGTGAGAGAGCATGGAGGAGAAAGAAAATCCTGGGCTCCCTCAGGGGGGGAAAAGCCGCTATTGAAAAGCTATTAAACTTGCATTTAGCAGGATTGATTGGAAATGAAGAGGCCTATTAAAACCAAGGGACAAGAGGACAATAGTGTGTTTCTGGCCACCGTATGTTGCCCTCCTTTCACCGTCTTGCTGGCCCCCCTAGGGTGGGGCCCCCTACCCTGTCTGTTTAAACACCCCTGGCCCAAAGAGAGAAGTTTCAGAGGGGTTTAGCACCAGCTGAATAGATCCCTCTTTATCCAGCACTGGCACCCTATTCTCCTATTTAACCACACAGAAATAAAAGGGCAAAGAAAGAGAAGGACCAGTAACAGCCCTCCCCTTCTAAAACCTCCATCAAATTGTGCTCTTTCTTCCCTCGCTTTCTCCGCAATCTCATGCGAATGGATTAGTTACTTCTGGCTGGTTGCCATCTTTCTACTTTCAAGAGGGCTCATGATGCACCAGATCCAATCATGAAGCTCTTGCAATGGAGAAACACAGAAATGTGTGTAAGAAGCccatgtgtgtatataaaagTGTTTGGAAtagtaagagagagagaaggctgTTTGTTGTTTAGTCTGGAcaaatttattgcattttttttttttgttgtcgtTTATTTTCAGTAGAACTGAGAGCTTCTATGCCAATCAGGCAGGAagcaaaaagtgtttataaaggagaaagaaagatggcagcaaagCCAAAATAGAGGGAAGGCAGTGAGGCAGGTGCCTTTCTCAACCCACGACGAATGGCTCTCATGGGACGCAGAAAGCTCCTTTGATTGTTTAACCAACAATTTTACTAAAAAATAGCACTTCCCCCACCCTGGAAAGTAGTAACAGATTCTCTGGCTCAACGGGACATTGCTTTCCATGTCATTCTATGCAGGTTGCCATATGGGCATAAGAAAGAGTTAAATAAGTCATGACCAGCTGACGCCTGCACCCCTTGCCAAGTACAGAAAACCAAACTGTTGTAAAATGTGTTATGGACTGTGCTTTTTTCTTCCAGCCGGAAGATGATGCAATATTAGCCTTTTCTGCATCAATCAGTTAGCGAAATGCCACTCACTGGCCTTGATAAAAAAACCTAGCACATTGTGTGACCAGTCGTGAAACTTTACTTAAAAGAGTGTGTTGGGTAGGCAAAAAGGGTTTAGATCAGTGTAAAAGGGTAATATGTTCCTAGAACCCAGTGCATGGGTACTGCAAGGAAAATTGTATTTCATTGTGTAACTGGAAGAGTATTACCAGCTGCAGAGAGATGGTGAATGTGAGCTGGAATGGCTCTTGCTGATTCAGCGCTAATATACTATCACACTAATGTGTTCTGTGCTTTCCCATCTCTCTCCCTGTACAAAATCACTGACCTGAAAGCTGGACTGGTTAGAGCAAAATGACAGATAGGCTTCAGCATTAGGAAGGAGAGCCTTACTGTAGTTTACCATGGTAATCCAACCAGCTACTGGTTTATTTCAAAGAGCCAGGCTTGTAGGCAGACTGATGCAAAGAAATGTGCCacttctgcaaaaaaaaaacaaaaaaaaaaaaaaactcaataaGATTGGAAGAGAATAAATGACATGGGCATGCTTTTTTAACCAATTTGTTGCAAACCGAATGAGGTAGATTGAAGCCCATAATTGCATCAGTTGTATACTCTTATGAAGTCTTAAGGATGTTTCGGTTTTACAATGTGTGATATAAATTTAATTAACAGGAAGGTCCACAAGGACTGTGCACATGCATACCACATATATACTAAATGGCAGCACTCACATTTAGGGTGCTGCTTTCAATAACTAGTCAAAGAAGATGATGGAATATGGCGTTcttattatacatattttacaatatcaaACAACCAACGTATTGTTTTTTTCCTCCTGCAGTGTCTCAAGCAGCCTACTTCTCCCAGCAGCCCCAGGACCAAGTAGTGGTTGCTGGCCAATCAGTAACCTTGCCCTGTGTGATTGTGGGATATCGGGGCATGGTGCAGTGGACCAAAGATGGCCTGGCGTTAGGTGGTGAACGAGACCTACCTGGTAAGAGTTGTACAAAAGCTGAACGAAGAGTGAGGTTAAGAGTCATTCCATTTAATATTGCTTTTCATCATTGAGTCAGGTTTGAAAATTGAgttgaaaggggaaaaaaaatgaagtcaACGTAATTAATTTTCAAGGTGTTTCTAAATGGTGCACTGGTTTGTAATTAGCTAGAAACCCAGTTTTCTATATGTCAACCAAATTTAGAGCAAGTGGCAAGGCAGAAATGATGCTGTTCCCCCAGGAGGTACACAATGCTTATTGAAGTCCATTTACCAAGGCTTAGTCTTCTCTTATCTTCATCTATTTCTTTCCAATTAACAACTGGGAGATAAAACCATTCATAGATTGGCAGGTAAAGGGCAGCATCCCTCCTCTGCAGTGGATGTGTGTTTGAGTAATGTCACAGCCTTACTTCCTAGGATCTATTGAGTGAAGAAACGGGAAGGCAAACAAACACTGCAGCTAATGCAAACTAGCGTTTAATTTGTCTAATCATCTCAGCCGTCTGCTCAGGGTGAGGTGGAGAATCAATCACCGCTCATGTCACGCActgacatttaaaattatttcccCAGCAGCTTTGAAATTAGCAACCTGGACAGTTAAGGCCATCTCTGTTGGCTAGCTGCATGAGCGAGGCATCTCACGTGTTGCCGCTGACCAAGTGACACAAAGATGCTAATGCACATTGAATTAGGTCTCTAAATTAGCCCTATCTGTGATggcaatatgtgtgtgtatctctAACAGTGTTGTTTGTGTGGACCAGGTTGGGTACGTTACTCTCTGATGGGAGACCCACTATCAGGTGAGCACAGCTTGGTGATCGATTCAGCTGAGCTAGGTGATGATGCGGTCTACGAGTGTCAAGCCACGCAGGCTGGGCTGAGATCACACAGAGCCAGACTGACGGTGCTGGGTaagaactgtgtgtgtgtgtgtgtgtgtgtgagatatgAGTGAGTGTGATTGAGAGCGAGTATGATTGAAAGCGAGAAGAAACCACTGCGATATAACTCTTCTGCAACTGATTAAAAGAGGGGGGAATAGAACATTCCTCATAGTCCCCAATTTCATTAACAGTATTTAAAATACTGCCTCAAATTTGTAACACTGCAAATTTCTCTTCTCTGCATAAACACTTCAGAGATCCCACCCCCATGCAATCGTAAGTCATGCcttcattatttattcacaattttaAATCACGCCACAACAGGACTCTTTTTTTATCATACCGAGTCGACATAAACACTGAGGAAAATATCCCACCCCCTCCTCACTGTTTCTTTccccccccctctctctctctctctctgtctgtagcCTACTGACACTTAACACAGTGAAGGGCCAAGGAAATGTGATTGCAGCAGTCACAAATGACTTGCGTGAATGGTTAAAAGTCAAAGTCTGCACAGTTAGCACATTCTACAGTGACTCACAGAATTCATCAACCACAGGGCTGCTTTTACATTAACGCAATATGATTGATCTACATATTCTCCGGCATTTAGCGACAGGGGGTAGAGGGGGGAGActggggggtgggggtgggggtggggggctTCACTGGGGATTTCAGCTCAGTGCTGCGTTACTGACACCTGGTGGCCCAAATTGGAAACAGCTAAGGAGAAAAACAGATTTCTCCCACAATATCAAGGGCTAAAAATATAGTTAGTTAAAGAGTTGGTGCTATGAGAACGATAAAGTTTGTTACTGAAAAATAACAAGAATTCTGTCTCTAATTGAACAAAGTTGGCACACCCACACAGACTCACCAAAGAAAAGTAGGGCTACAACAATAGCCTTTGTGCACAATGCCGATGTTTGGCGCACTGTTCGAATTCCCAGACTAGAGCGTAGCAAATATGCCAGCTCCTACATGAAGGGaaagaggtgtgtgtgtgtgtgtgtgtgtgtgtacgtgtatGTGAGCATTCATGTGTGTACGTGCATGTAGGGGCATGTGGGGAAATCAATGCAGCCGGATGAGACCAAAGCAATCCAACAGAGTCAAAAAAGTCAACGGCAGGAGTGCAGTCGAGGGAATCCGCATGGAAATTAGAATCACCTCGCACACGGATTCCATTAGCATCTGGGCAAGGCCAACGAAAAGACCTCTGACAATTCTGATACAAAAACAGAAATTGGTTCAGAGAAAAGGAGCAGGACAGACGGAAGAGTGTGTACCAcagaaagaattttttttttgcgcgTGTTTCTTTGCGCACTGCGAGATGGACACCTTCATCAAAGGTGGCAGACACTATTTGCCCAAGGCTTGCACACAGGCATgcaaacaaatgaacaaatcaGTAATTCAGATGAAACGGGCCTGCGGCGGAGTGCCTGTAAATAGACTCATAATGGCAAATCTCAGCCATGTTAAAAGGGCATGAGTACTGTCCTAACCTTTTTTCAGAGAGAGACAATCTCTCTCAATCTCTCTGTCCATTTACCAGCGTGTTCTGTATAGGTCAAACCAGCAAAATTAAATGCTTCTGCACTGCAGTCAGGAAGAGGTTAGGGTATGGATTTATACATGTTTGAAAATAAAGGACATTTTGAACAATCTTTGATACAGCTGAATTGAACGGAATAGTATATTGGTCTTTAGGACACTCAAAAGTGAATTTAATATTGTGATGTTGATTAACCATGTTGGTTgccaacaaaaaaataatttcaaaaacattctaGCACTAGTGTATACGGAATTTCTATATAGTAAATGCATTATACTGTGTAAAATACCATTAACAACATATTTGATCTtagaccacaaaaccagtcataagtcgcataggtatatttgtagcaatagccaacaacacattgtatgggtcaaaaatatcgatttttcttttatgccaaaaatctttaggatattaagtaaagatcatgttccatgaagatattttgtaaatttcctaccataaatatatcaaaaatgtatatttgtgagtggatatgcattgctaaggatttaatttggacaactttaaaaagGAGATtctctcaatatttagattttttgcaccctcagattccagattttcaaatagttttatCTTGGCCATATATTgccctatcctaacaaaccatacatcaatgcaaatcagcttattaattcagctttcagatgatatataaatctcaatttaaaaaaaaatgacccttatggctggttttgtggtccaggatcACATATCATCAATAGGATGCAAAGATGAAGATGGGATCAATTTTAAGATTTATCCTCACAAGTccaacccaggtgaaaaaaagtatacttccataatgtacttaaagtgctctattttcatgcactttgggttcaagtgtactacaagtagtaactaaatacatttttcatagtATGTTAatagcacattttagttcatatgtATAGTGtgtcaaaatagcacagttgagtacacttagatgtttttaagattatcttaagaagtactaaagaagaatttttaatatattaaatacaaaattagtgtGAGAAAATAGAGcattttaagtacattatggaagtgtactgtttgtttgttttttgtttgtttttttcacctTGGAAGTCTCACATTGGTCATTGCCAGCTTTATCACAATTTTTTCAATGAGCTACTTGTGGGTTCCCATAGTGATTTGGCACCTGTACATTTCAGGCTAATTGGGTGGAAATTGTATGGGTTTCCACATGTGATGCCTTTAAATTGCAGGTGAAAGCAAGTATAATGTGcccttcatgttttttttttctcccaaataataaatacactttttttttttttttttttttttcagtgccaCCTTCAGATCCTGTAGTGGAAGGAGGGCCAGTTGTCCGACTAAAAGCTCACACCCCTCATAACCTGACATGCCGGGCATCTGGAGCCAAACCTGCCGCAGAGATTACCTGGTACCGAGATGGAGAGATAATGCACGACGCCATCTACTCAAAGGTGAGGCTGTGGACACATCAGTCTTAACTGACAGGCATAAAAGTCACTATGGCTGATTACAGCTTAGGATCTCTGTCTTTCCCCTTACCTGTCCTTCACATTAACTCTATCTCACAGTGCACACCCAAAGTTGCGAAAACTCTCCTGAATTCAATCTCTGTATGTCTCATCCTCATCACCCCTCCGCAAGCTGCCTCCTTTTGTGCCTCTATTTTCTCTCGCTCTCGCTGTTGCTCTAATACTCGAGCATAACTGGAGCATGTCAAAGCTCAGACAGGCATAAGCGTTTGATACAGTTTCcgctgagagagaaagagcaaagGAAGGAGAGAGGGAGTGAGAGAGGAaaagcgagagagagaaagggagaggGTGGGAGAGGAGAGGGGAAATCAGCCACAACAATGCCGAAACACAATGGGAAGTGCGATGGAGCATGAACTGGGTGCAACTGCGAAAGTGTCACATTTGTCATGCTCTCTGACCACGCTAAACGACACTAAACGACACGTTTAAGGGGGCAAGAGCTAGCAGTGAAGGGAAGAGGAGGAAagcaagagagaaagaaagacagatgaAACTCGGAAAGTAGATGAGGGAAAAATGAACACGGGAGAAGCTTGTTTAAGAGTGAGGTAGAAAACTCAAAGCCAATTTGATTTaagctggagaaaaaaaaaattagatggAAAACCGCATGAAGATACAAAGAACAAAGTAAAGGAATGTGAAAAAGGTAGATAGAGGGGGTGCAAGTCAGTGGGAGAGAGCAGATGAGCAATAATAAAAGGACAGTGAGTGGAAGGCTGATGACAGGCGGCATCATGACTCGATCTAGCGTAAAAATGCATTCAGCGAGTCGGAGGTTAAGCGTGTGACCTGCCATTGATTCCCCCCAGGCTCTCCAGGGAACTGTCTTCCCATAATGCTCCTGCCCCAGTACAGCGCTGTGTGTTTCCCCCATCCAAACGTCCCAAATCTAAAACTCTACCTCATCCTCCATTAAGGCTGTCTTGTAGTTTCAGCAGGCAGCAATTCACCTAGACTCTACACCTCTCCCCACTTAGGCATATTGATTTCTCACACACAATAAATAGATTTCGAAGATGATGTGAAGCAGGAAGAGCTGATAGACAGATCTTTGGGAAAACGAGCTAACGGCAGAATGGTCCCGGCAGCGTTGTAAAACTCAGGCACACCTGCCTTGCTAAACTGATGGCGGCTTTAATTCTCTGCCATGCTCAACCTACAGTGCTGGCACAGACTTGAGCTCAAATGGGATTACGGGCATCATGGGAATTCCTTATTAAATTAGGACTTGCATCAGGAAATATAGGACAATTAGATTAGGATTATCATGTCTGTGTGATTTTAACAGTGATAACAAGATGAGAGAAACAGCTGTGTTTTTTATCAGAAGTACATCGACCATTAGGGCGAAATAACATTTCAGTAGCCATGCTGTCTTGTCGAATGCCTCTTCTTATTTGAATTCAAAGGGTGTTGCACATAATAGAAATTACGGATAGTTTCGTTAAAGACTTgctgaaatcaaaatgtaagttttttagcctttagtatgaatatgttagccttaaggttatgaataagctggtgtgttccaaaacaatgacgaaatttgcatttaggagatataagcattaaAAGTCTCTCAATTCCACTAAAATGGATCATGGATTTTAATGACATCACCGTggacttcagcttctcatcagatcttctgtccaatcaaatgctctctagaatctaaagCATCCCGCcaattacattataaatagaCGCTAAAGCGGCGGCTGAAATTGGTCACTTGTGCTGCATTCACGTGCTATCGGAAATGTGATAATTTCCACTTCAGTCGTGATTACAAGCTCATCGCATTCATGTTTTCAAATGGGAGGgtgttcatgtgcaatttttacctgAGAAACACGTGAAGACAGCATTGTTTacacatttactattttctacatAGTGAATGGCACATATTACTCTAAATAGGGGGTAGGGAACAAttaagacagtgtaaatatgcttttccTTGAGGCAAATTAAGTCTGGTTTCACATTAGTGTCACGCAAACCACAGCGTGCACAGACTGCTCGGTACAGAAACACGAGAGCACAGAACGGATCATATCCGCGAGTCGCCACAGACCACAAAACGCAACgaacccatttgaattctgcacagaatgccaTATTTTAAAGAGATATGGAGGAGATTAGGATTAGGAAACTGAGGTTTACCGAACTCAACGGCTCTGGCCAAGCTGTGATATAAACGAAacactattggctattttaaaaaaggggaggagctgttCGATATGTCCCACCCTGTCtttctgtttcagttgaaattacgtcaacacattgaataatgctgcaagttccaaggcacttcagtgggtCTTTAGGAGCTGcctatgacattattttcagaaCATTTCATTGAAGCATTCTGCTTTCAGAAAGCTACAGCAATTTGTTCCACTAGCACTGATACtgtctcagttttttttttgactgttttCACACTGTATTACTATCTTTTCAGACTTTGATGGAGGATGGAAAGAGAGAAACAGCAGTTAGCATGCTACCCATGGTGCCTGAGGACAGTGATTCTGGACGTACTTACACCTGCAGGGTCCTAAACCCAGCCGCCCCTGCAGGTCGCCAAACTTCGGTTACCATCAATGTTCAGCGtgagaattatttatttattttaattagtcTCGTCTGTGATGCAGAATGTAGTgcttactttattttttttttaggtaaaGGCCACATGTTTTTACCGGTATACTGAATACTTGAAAATGACAAAGGCTGCTTAGTGTTTTAAATTATTCAGAATGTTTtctaatgtaaaaacaaaaaaagagcaATATTTCAGTATTagataagcaatttaataaatgggAGACTTGGTTTGAATATGTTCGCAAGGAACTGTGCTATATATAAGCAGGGtttttatggtaaaaaaaaaaaaaaagtgtaattggACAGGGGAATGGATTTTAAAAAAGGATTGTGACTTAGATTTACACACCTGGAGCTTGGCAGTAAAGTCATTGGGAGGGATTTGTAAAGCCTCTATTGCTGCAGTGAATCTAATCCTGCATGTTTCCTTCCAGATCCTCCGTCTGTGACTCTGTCTGTTCAGCCTCAGACGGTGATGGAGGGAGCAAAAGTGTTGTTCATCTGCTCTGCCTCTGCCAACCCTGAGATCACAGGTTACAGGTAAGCACATTTAATATCACAACAGACTCAGTGCATAATCCCAGATTATCCACTCCATCAGATTTAGGTTTGAGGGTAAACCTCAAATTGGATATAAATTACAGATCAAATGCTTTGTGCACAGTTGCTTCAATGTTTGGTGTTAAcaatagttttcattgttaagGTAGCAACAGCACTAAGAAGATTCCTGGTGAAtctaataaatacattttttatcttCATGTTTCAAACAGATGGTCCAAAGGTGGGATTCCTATCTCAGAGGCCAATGGCGACAGTCTGGAGGTGACTGTAGATCACTCTTACTTCACAGACCCAGTGTCCTGCGAGGTGTCCAACTCAGTAGGAAGTACTAATGTCAGCACCTTGGTGGATGTACAATGTAAGTACTTAAGTACAAACAAAGCTCTATTGGTCAGCCCACCTGTATAATgacataaaaatgtctttaaaatcaAAGGATACCTTTTAGagatatttgttgttttataagTAGCATTGTATAGAAAGTGCTTAATAAATGACTCacctttttgttgttgttgttgttgtggcgGCCATATATTTTGGTCTCCATTTGGGTGTTTTAGATGTGAAGTGTCTGTTAAATAAGATATTTTCATTCAGTACAGTCTAACAGCAATCAACCACCTATTGTAAACGTGGCACTGCATGATAAATTTTCATAAACAAGTAAGAGGTAAACAATACACAGTCACATCTTTTCCTtcaaaaatatagaaatatacaTACCTCCTACAATATCTCCTTAGAATGATCTTCATTTCCTACTTGTATGCTAGCATATTACTCTTAATAAAGCTGAAGATGAGAACAGTGTAATGGGCTTCATTCTTGTTTTGTGCAAACAAAAACACGCTGTAATGAAATGTACTAGAACACAATGTGAATCCACATCTTTCATTTGCAGTTGGTCCCAGGTTGCTGACAGAACCAAAACCTCAGACAGTGGACATAGGGATGGATGCTGCTTTCACTTGCTCGTGGACAGGCAACCCTCCCCTCACTCTGGCCTGGACCAAACAAGGATCCAGTGTGGTATGGTGACCTCTTCTCTTCTTCTTTCTAAATATGGCATACCATCTGTTCAACAACTGCCACAGCAATCCTGTTTGAATCATTGTACAAGTTTTAGATATAATTTGATTTCTATTAGGGTATGGAAGGATTGGGTCGCAATGATTAAGGGCGCCTTTTGTTTTGTTAGACAATCCATTGTCTCTCTCCAGCCCCTTTTTGTTTGATCCAGTATACAAATTCCATCTCCATTTAGCAAGTTTACTCACTCAACAAAGGTTCATTACATTAACAAGTACATGTTCAAGTCAAGCCTTGTTTATGGCACCAGAATCACCACCCGATTTCCCCCAACTCCTAAAACCAAAATTTAACCCCTTTCTGTACAGGAAAGATAAAATAATTTTCGGCTCAGAGCTGGATGGTTAATGGATGGCATTTCTGTTTACGGTGCATTTACAAGAATTTGGCAAATGGATAAAGTGATTGCTAGCCTAAAATGAAAGTTTAGCTTCAGTAGATGTGTGAAATGCATCAGCCTATTCTGCTCTAAGTGTTTCTCTGCTGCTGCTTAATCAGATTTCATAAAGAGCCCGAGAAAGCAAACAAAAAGCGAGAGAGGAaagaaaaggagagagagaaagagtgggAGGCTAAGGCTGAAAAGCTAGAAGGTTCTGATGAGGCAATCAGTTAATTTTGCCATGACTACATCCCTCCACCCTGCCCTTCCTGAGTATGGGCCGATCTGATCCACAAGTAGAGCGTTTACTTCATCGCCACAAGATATGGATTAATTGGCTAATTCGATGAGTGCCGGCGAATGAAAAATCGAGGCGAGTGCTAAACGGATTAATCACAGTTTGGCGGCGTCGAGAGGGGAAGGAGGAGAAGGAGAAGGGGAAGAGGGTGCTCTAATGATCAATGGCTTCAAACAAGTGACCACAGCGTGTGTACCAGAGGCGAAGGAGCACAAGTATCTGCTCAACACTCCGGAAATTTTTGCACTGCCATTGTCGTAGGTTTAATTAGAGCAGTGGGTTGACTCAGAGGACCCAGGCTGGAGCGCTTTAGACAGTAATTAAGATTGCTGCAGCAGAAATTACAGGCGGAGTCAATGCTTTCCCCTTGGTATTGGTGGCATTGGTCTTTCTCTTGTGTGAGCCACAAGCTACAAAATGGATGACTGGTGTTAATGGTAATGGCCATCTCTGAGGGCCATGGCTTTATCTGTCTGGAACAAAAATCACGCTGTGTATCTACACAATCTTCCCATCTTCATCCTGGGAAAATATTGACATGCTGTAATGATTTTCATTACACAACTTGCTAGAAAGATAAGACTTTAACAGGACATGAAAAACATCAATATTACAAATACATATAGACAGGCACTATCATACAGACATTTGATAGAAAGTGTATAGTTATATTTGGTGTGTAGTAATCTGTTGGTATAAATTATTGACGTGTGGTTTGTGGCAAGCACTTACCTGATGTTTATATCTGTGGTCACTTGATGAGAGACGTCTTGGTAtagcaacatttttttaaatggatttaAATAGATTTAAACAGGCTTTTcttgttcattttatttaacaggTGCTCAGCAATAGTAACACCCTGCAGCTGAAGGCAGTCACCCAAGAAGATTCTGGAACGTACACCTGCAAAGCTATCGTGCCTCGAATTGGTGTGGCCGAGAGAGATGTAACTCTAACTGTCAATGGTAACCAAATGCtgtctttttatttaatttgttttttccttCTTATTCTATCCAGATTTCATCCACAATACGCTTTGTTGGATTTTTGGGTAGCTTACTAGGGTTTGAGaaaaaatgctgtaatttttacTATGAATCAGTGAATTGCTTCCTTAATTTATGAGCTTCATATTTATGTGCATGACTCACGCAGTTAGTCTTGAGTGCACAAGGAGCATCAGCTCTGTGTCTTCTTTGCTTTCATTAACACCCTTAGTACGATTTCTCTTCATCTGTTtctttttctcacacaaacacttCAGGCCCTCCTATCATCACGGCTGAGGCCACGCAGCAGGCCGTCAAGCATTCCAAGGGCAAGCTGGAGTGTCTGGTGGGCAGCAGCCCTCCTCCTGACAAGATTGTAAGTATACTTTCTCCtatttttgtatgtgtgtgtttgttagcTATCTGATGCTTAGTGTAGCCTTATTCCTGACAAGCTTGTTTGTGAGCCTTGCCCTTGAGCAGGTGCTTTCTGTGTGTGCACATCACACACTCAAGCTCCCTTCCCCTCTCTCCAACAAGATCTCATGCAAGTCTTCTCTTTCCTTGCTCCTGTTTCCTTGCTTCATTCCCTCGCTTTCCATATCTGACACccacacaaatatacactcacacagCTACACAGCCCTGTTCCCCTATTAGAGAGCGCTCAATGAGAGGGCTGATCCTGTATCTCACCTCTTCCACCCTCAAGCATGCAGAAGCGAACTGCACTAATGCCAGGGTCTGCAGAGAAGACCTTCGGCCCTCTAGGCTCCTTTCCAACGACGAGCAATTAGTGCATAGCACCGCTGACCTC
Proteins encoded in this window:
- the kirrel3l gene encoding kirre like nephrin family adhesion molecule 3, like codes for the protein MLGFYIALCLLGTVSQAAYFSQQPQDQVVVAGQSVTLPCVIVGYRGMVQWTKDGLALGGERDLPGWVRYSLMGDPLSGEHSLVIDSAELGDDAVYECQATQAGLRSHRARLTVLVPPSDPVVEGGPVVRLKAHTPHNLTCRASGAKPAAEITWYRDGEIMHDAIYSKTLMEDGKRETAVSMLPMVPEDSDSGRTYTCRVLNPAAPAGRQTSVTINVQHPPSVTLSVQPQTVMEGAKVLFICSASANPEITGYRWSKGGIPISEANGDSLEVTVDHSYFTDPVSCEVSNSVGSTNVSTLVDVQFGPRLLTEPKPQTVDIGMDAAFTCSWTGNPPLTLAWTKQGSSVVLSNSNTLQLKAVTQEDSGTYTCKAIVPRIGVAERDVTLTVNGPPIITAEATQQAVKHSKGKLECLVGSSPPPDKIVWTFGDMILSSGSSGRFSVQTVNSDRGVLSSLILSETLAQDFQLRYNCTAWNRFGTGTALVTLEEQEALPLLIIIGASVGGGCVFIVCVITLVSICCRHTAKGKKGTRLSKSDIRVQIVHSDHNAARGNDDEEDVKEPMAPNSSESPGTSRTEHSDLLEEEDDERSDIKDPTNGYYNVRAHEDRHITRTGFSEYVPNARPVYTPSQLPSPSPLYGQHSTQPRIYDFSQRYATTPATRTTYEQQQSQQPQQQQQTPTIYPQEPLYAGSAYLPATYGRAFTSYVKPASYEKVDGYEHSDQASKVSSSSRFSYASSQVSSQQSDYGRQQRMQTHV